In a single window of the Populus alba chromosome 16, ASM523922v2, whole genome shotgun sequence genome:
- the LOC118050040 gene encoding serine/arginine-rich SC35-like splicing factor SCL33 yields MRGRSYSYSPSPPRGYGRKHRSPSPRGRHGGRGRDLPTSLLVRNLRLDCRPEDLRGPFGRFGPLKDVYLPRDYYTGEPRGFGFVQYLEPADAADAKHHMDGEILYGRELTVVFAEENRKKPAEMRARGRVSGGRYNDPRCSPSPRYGRSYSRSPVYYSPSPRRRHYSRPVSPRDRRYRDQSYSRSPYGSRSYSRSPVRSRSHSRSLEYSR; encoded by the exons ATGAGGGGAAGAAGCTACAGTTACAGTCCCTCACCCCCAAGGGGTTATGGGAGGAAACATAGGAGTCCTAGCCCTAGGGGTCGGCATGGAGGTCGTGGTAGGGATCTTCCCACTAGTCTTCTGGTTCGCAATCTTCGTCTTGATTGCAG GCCTGAAGATTTGCGTGGACCGTTTGGTCGGTTTGGCCCTCTGAAGGACGTTTACTTGCCCAGAGATTATTATACAGG GGAACCTCGTGGCTTTGGATTTGTCCAATATTTAGAACCAGCTGATGCTGCAGATGCTAAGCATCATATGGATGGTGAAATTCTTTATGGACGGGAACTGACAGTTGTTTTTGCTGAGGAAAATAGGAAGAAGCCTGCAGAAATGAGGGCAAGAGGTCGTGTGAG CGGTGGCCGGTACAATGATCCCAGGTGCTCTCCATCACCACGCTATGGACGGAGTTATTCTCGTAGTCCTGTGTATTATTCTCCTTCCCCCAGGCGAAGACACTATTCAAG ACCTGTTTCTCCTAGAGATAGAAGGTATAGAGACCAATCCTACTCAAGGTCTCCTTATGGTTCAAGGAGCTATAGCCGGAGCCCAGTTAGGAGCCGTAGCCATAGCCGGAGCCTGGAGTACTCTAGGTGA